From the genome of Fimbriimonadaceae bacterium, one region includes:
- a CDS encoding ABC transporter permease translates to MRKFLQRPEAIPALLLPIAFGIGILLSPFFLDLRYLLDSTSLYAETGLLVLGMTFIIITGNIDLSVASSMALVACTVAKLTDSGMPIPAAMIIGLAVGGLLGAFNGLLVAYAKLPSFLVTLGTLALYRGIAQAWMGAASVPLPASFVGLEKLDFPLLGVPMPMGIVLMIALILGLVLHRTITGRWIFAVGINENAAYFAAVPTQAVKFWVFVNAGFLAAVAGLLIDSRLGVARYDVAPGLELDAITATVLGGTSIYGGRGSVLGSMLALFLIAIIRVQMGLANISAEVQMTVVGTLLIVAVAITMLTSRLGGNSRRVVAGVKASSGE, encoded by the coding sequence ATGAGGAAGTTCCTCCAGCGTCCAGAAGCGATCCCGGCATTGCTCTTGCCTATCGCCTTTGGAATCGGCATCTTGCTTTCGCCGTTCTTTCTGGACCTCCGATATCTGCTCGACAGCACTTCGCTTTACGCCGAGACAGGCTTACTCGTGCTTGGGATGACGTTCATCATCATTACGGGCAACATTGACCTTTCGGTGGCCTCCAGCATGGCATTGGTGGCTTGTACAGTGGCAAAGCTCACCGACTCAGGGATGCCGATCCCGGCAGCGATGATCATTGGCCTTGCCGTCGGGGGGCTTCTCGGCGCGTTCAATGGCCTGCTGGTAGCCTACGCCAAACTGCCTTCTTTCCTGGTGACTCTGGGAACGCTTGCCCTTTATCGCGGTATAGCTCAAGCCTGGATGGGAGCTGCTTCGGTGCCGCTTCCAGCATCCTTTGTCGGGCTGGAGAAGCTGGATTTCCCTCTACTCGGCGTCCCGATGCCGATGGGGATTGTGTTGATGATCGCGCTGATTCTTGGGCTTGTCCTGCATCGAACCATCACAGGAAGGTGGATTTTCGCGGTCGGAATCAACGAGAATGCCGCTTACTTTGCCGCCGTGCCAACCCAAGCGGTGAAATTCTGGGTGTTTGTAAATGCAGGATTTCTCGCTGCCGTCGCCGGCCTCCTTATCGATTCGCGGCTGGGCGTTGCGCGCTACGACGTCGCCCCTGGCTTGGAACTTGACGCGATCACTGCGACGGTCCTTGGTGGGACGAGCATCTACGGCGGGCGAGGGTCTGTTCTGGGCTCCATGCTCGCGCTATTCTTAATTGCGATTATTCGGGTTCAGATGGGGTTGGCGAACATCTCTGCCGAGGTGCAGATGACAGTTGTGGGGACCCTTTTGATCGTGGCGGTTGCCATCACTATGCTCACGAGTCGGCTTGGTGGCAACAGCCGTCGGGTTGTGGCAGGAGTGAAGGCCTCCTCTGGTGAATAA
- a CDS encoding substrate-binding domain-containing protein produces MRKLLLLLPIAALVLAACQRPADELKSSTSGTPTAGQKLKIVFIPKNSGNPYFDQVSAGFEEAAKAAGCEFTTVAPAKGDATSQIPIIKEQIQRKVDVIALSANSPDALNVVLDEAKAAGILVVTVDSDLTRNESHREACVLSPDAKQIGESQVELLGSQIGYEGDIAILSATHDAPNQNAWIAVMQEALKQPKYAKMKLVDTVYGDDQPEKSATEFEALLSKHSNLRGVISPTSVGLAAAAQALETSGKFPGGPKASGAGLFLTGLSTPNQLKKFVEGGVIQAFQLWSPRDMGVLCCNVAIAIKQGKLTPGDGVEFDDPKLGKQKFGTNNVINISPLTTFDKSNIANFDF; encoded by the coding sequence ATGCGAAAACTGTTGCTCCTTTTGCCGATCGCCGCGCTTGTCCTGGCTGCGTGCCAACGCCCCGCCGACGAACTGAAATCTTCGACATCCGGCACACCAACCGCCGGTCAAAAGCTGAAGATCGTCTTCATCCCGAAAAACTCTGGCAATCCCTACTTCGACCAGGTCTCGGCGGGATTCGAAGAGGCGGCAAAGGCAGCGGGTTGTGAGTTCACGACTGTCGCTCCGGCAAAAGGTGATGCGACTTCTCAAATCCCGATCATCAAGGAGCAGATCCAGCGCAAAGTGGACGTGATCGCGCTTTCGGCAAACAGTCCAGACGCTCTAAACGTGGTCTTGGACGAGGCGAAGGCAGCCGGAATTTTGGTTGTAACCGTCGATTCTGACCTCACCCGAAACGAGTCGCATCGAGAGGCATGTGTTCTTTCTCCCGATGCCAAGCAGATCGGCGAGAGCCAAGTGGAGCTTTTAGGTTCACAAATCGGCTACGAAGGCGACATCGCAATTTTGAGCGCCACCCACGACGCCCCCAACCAAAATGCTTGGATCGCCGTCATGCAAGAGGCGCTGAAGCAGCCCAAGTACGCGAAGATGAAGCTGGTGGATACGGTTTATGGTGACGATCAGCCGGAAAAGAGCGCGACCGAGTTTGAGGCTTTGCTTTCCAAACATTCGAATCTGCGTGGTGTGATCTCACCCACCAGCGTCGGTCTTGCCGCCGCCGCCCAGGCCTTAGAGACATCCGGCAAGTTTCCGGGTGGACCGAAGGCCTCGGGAGCCGGCCTCTTCTTGACCGGCCTCAGCACCCCGAACCAGCTAAAGAAGTTTGTAGAAGGCGGCGTGATCCAGGCGTTTCAGCTTTGGAGTCCGCGCGATATGGGCGTGCTTTGCTGCAACGTCGCAATCGCGATCAAGCAGGGCAAGCTCACTCCAGGTGATGGCGTGGAGTTTGACGATCCGAAGCTGGGCAAGCAGAAGTTCGGCACGAATAATGTGATCAACATCAGCCCGCTGACGACGTTTGACAAGTCAAACATCGCAAATTTTGACTTTTGA
- a CDS encoding four-helix bundle copper-binding protein, whose protein sequence is MANTATLDRCIESCTSCEKECRSCASECRGMTDKPEMVDCARACEMCASECARTVQAMERGSNDNCSKCASMCEKCAAECDKYDHEMCKHCAQSCRDCAEICRESAAA, encoded by the coding sequence ATGGCAAATACAGCTACTCTTGACCGATGTATCGAGTCCTGTACGAGTTGTGAAAAGGAATGCCGATCCTGCGCCTCGGAGTGTCGAGGCATGACCGACAAGCCAGAGATGGTTGATTGCGCTCGTGCATGCGAGATGTGCGCTTCGGAATGTGCGCGAACCGTTCAGGCGATGGAGCGGGGCTCTAACGACAATTGTTCAAAGTGCGCTTCGATGTGCGAAAAATGCGCTGCCGAGTGTGATAAGTACGACCACGAGATGTGCAAGCATTGCGCTCAGAGCTGCCGAGACTGCGCGGAAATTTGCCGCGAATCGGCAGCTGCATGA
- a CDS encoding helix-turn-helix transcriptional regulator — MAEDVWKALADPTRRAILDQLRDEPRTTGELVEAFPNLDRCTVMKHLEILVRCGLVLPRKQGRVRQNYLNPAPLQAIVERWVHGHTARIAEAAFRLKRIAEEENGTGSHQTD; from the coding sequence ATGGCGGAGGATGTCTGGAAGGCACTGGCCGATCCGACACGGCGCGCGATTTTGGACCAGTTACGCGATGAGCCACGGACGACCGGTGAGCTTGTCGAAGCTTTTCCGAACCTGGATCGATGCACGGTAATGAAACACCTTGAGATCTTGGTTCGGTGTGGACTTGTGCTCCCGCGCAAGCAGGGAAGGGTACGGCAGAACTATCTGAATCCAGCCCCATTGCAGGCGATCGTGGAGCGGTGGGTTCACGGGCACACTGCTCGAATTGCCGAAGCCGCGTTTAGGCTCAAACGCATCGCGGAGGAAGAGAATGGAACAGGCAGTCATCAAACAGATTGA
- a CDS encoding SRPBCC domain-containing protein, giving the protein MEQAVIKQIELELDINAPIGRVWNSLLNELPVWWPGDFLGYPEGGPIKFEPHVGGRLYEQTEDGKSLLWSTVIAIAPEKSMDFIGYMTPAFGGPTLTMLHLELEADGDAKTKFKMTDSLLGRVSEEGEASMNQGWSYLFGAFKAHCEKG; this is encoded by the coding sequence ATGGAACAGGCAGTCATCAAACAGATTGAACTTGAACTCGACATTAATGCCCCAATCGGGCGGGTTTGGAACTCCTTGCTCAACGAGCTACCGGTCTGGTGGCCGGGCGACTTTTTGGGTTATCCCGAGGGTGGTCCAATAAAATTTGAGCCACATGTCGGCGGACGATTGTATGAACAGACTGAGGACGGCAAGAGCCTTCTTTGGTCGACGGTGATCGCCATTGCGCCTGAAAAGTCGATGGACTTCATCGGATACATGACCCCTGCGTTTGGTGGCCCCACGCTGACAATGCTGCATCTAGAGCTCGAAGCGGATGGGGACGCAAAGACGAAGTTTAAGATGACGGACTCGCTTCTGGGTCGAGTCTCAGAGGAGGGCGAAGCCAGCATGAATCAGGGCTGGAGCTATCTGTTCGGAGCATTTAAGGCGCACTGCGAGAAGGGCTAG
- a CDS encoding thioredoxin domain-containing protein, with product MRKPNFGVMTLCLCMLFGIGMMVRWLEPFVPPLPTNRLQDESAPFLRQAMRSIIDWHPMSEEAFAKARREGKPIMLVIGVSSSSLGWTIENQIFTDTDVASFINRHFVCVRIDSQDSPQWLSTYLPLSRAQTGLQRGYQIWFLTPDGRYFDSAANFGTTVPAVWPALLDLLEGQLDKYSERASTTPQTEVTSPHQRDIELLTHTPQVGLPDFQAQASAISALADIKNGGFPVFGRTTLRVGAFRYICLLDDENAFRAWMDPLLTSSIVDWMDGGFFVALNNSNGLVRPDFEKNSLENAEMMQVLGLASALFGEGLYRRLALSTYDQFQAQWDSQGFVWASRLSDVRADGRSPSVSFPPRLLRETLKGSDLDFARDVLGLRVETNPAMTLVLRDPRAALESARFEPVLSKLRSARSKEPKSTGELYLDVNATVLARMLQTARMIGDDDRLQRTLPFWMNIDRFRVADDVVRTIGREDPPRAYLGDYLAYADAALQVFLSTGDPQAFQNGLRVLLRAKEVFVSSSGVWNLMIQAPEQPGPVDVMTPEILDTYKESCTATAIRLCNSYSRLYRDADLAPDSDRVRTAFHLSQTAFNTMTRFAGLSEQIAFFGSGYFCASLGLMDDEHAITVGPQSVSLAKELFMRRPSRLVAPATGDVRPDLQKRKPGVYVISGDKVTGPMTVDQAVREMPARLRLPTR from the coding sequence ATGCGGAAACCGAATTTTGGAGTGATGACCCTGTGCCTATGCATGCTCTTTGGCATCGGCATGATGGTTCGTTGGTTAGAACCCTTTGTGCCGCCTCTCCCCACGAACCGCCTCCAAGACGAATCCGCACCCTTCCTCCGCCAAGCGATGCGCTCCATCATCGACTGGCACCCGATGTCTGAGGAAGCTTTCGCAAAGGCCCGTCGTGAGGGGAAGCCCATCATGCTTGTGATTGGGGTCTCGTCATCAAGCCTTGGTTGGACCATCGAAAACCAAATCTTCACCGATACCGACGTGGCGAGTTTTATCAATCGACACTTTGTCTGCGTCCGAATCGACTCCCAGGACTCGCCGCAGTGGTTGAGCACATACCTCCCCCTTAGCAGGGCACAAACAGGGCTTCAGAGGGGATACCAAATCTGGTTTTTAACCCCCGATGGGCGCTATTTCGACAGCGCAGCTAACTTTGGAACAACCGTTCCTGCGGTTTGGCCTGCTTTGCTTGACCTTCTCGAAGGCCAACTCGATAAGTATTCGGAACGTGCATCAACAACTCCTCAAACAGAGGTGACATCGCCGCATCAGCGCGACATAGAGCTTCTGACTCATACACCCCAGGTCGGCTTGCCTGACTTTCAGGCACAGGCCAGCGCTATCTCTGCGCTGGCAGACATCAAGAATGGCGGATTCCCGGTTTTTGGGCGTACGACTTTGCGTGTCGGCGCCTTTCGGTACATCTGCCTTCTCGACGATGAAAACGCCTTCCGAGCTTGGATGGATCCCTTGCTCACCAGTTCTATTGTCGATTGGATGGACGGCGGGTTTTTTGTCGCCCTCAATAACTCGAACGGATTGGTTCGGCCCGACTTCGAAAAAAATTCTCTTGAAAACGCTGAAATGATGCAGGTGCTTGGTCTGGCATCAGCACTCTTCGGTGAAGGACTCTATCGGCGGTTAGCGCTGAGCACCTACGATCAGTTTCAGGCGCAATGGGATTCGCAAGGCTTTGTGTGGGCATCGCGGCTTTCTGACGTACGTGCTGATGGAAGAAGTCCAAGCGTGAGTTTCCCGCCCCGGCTTTTGCGAGAAACTCTCAAAGGAAGCGATCTTGACTTTGCCCGCGACGTCCTCGGCCTCCGAGTAGAGACGAACCCTGCGATGACGCTCGTATTGCGTGATCCACGAGCGGCTCTGGAATCTGCGCGATTTGAACCGGTTCTCAGCAAGCTGCGCTCCGCACGCAGCAAAGAGCCCAAAAGCACAGGAGAGCTTTATCTTGATGTCAACGCAACCGTGCTGGCCCGGATGCTGCAAACCGCCCGCATGATCGGCGACGACGACCGCCTTCAGCGCACCCTGCCATTTTGGATGAACATCGACAGGTTCAGAGTTGCCGACGATGTGGTCCGTACGATAGGCCGAGAAGACCCGCCGCGTGCCTATCTTGGCGATTATCTGGCTTATGCCGACGCCGCATTGCAGGTTTTTCTCTCGACGGGGGACCCGCAAGCATTTCAAAACGGGTTGCGCGTACTGCTCCGTGCAAAAGAGGTTTTCGTAAGCTCAAGCGGCGTTTGGAACCTTATGATTCAGGCTCCCGAACAACCCGGACCGGTCGATGTGATGACACCAGAAATCCTCGACACCTATAAAGAGTCTTGCACGGCAACCGCGATCCGACTGTGCAACAGCTACTCACGGCTTTATCGAGATGCAGACCTAGCTCCGGACAGTGACCGTGTGAGGACGGCTTTTCACCTGAGTCAGACGGCTTTTAACACGATGACTCGATTCGCTGGACTCTCCGAACAGATCGCGTTCTTTGGGTCTGGCTACTTCTGCGCCTCCCTTGGGCTCATGGATGATGAACACGCCATTACAGTTGGGCCACAGTCCGTCTCGCTTGCAAAAGAGCTCTTCATGCGCAGGCCGAGTCGGCTTGTCGCACCCGCAACCGGCGATGTTCGGCCTGACCTTCAAAAGCGTAAGCCCGGCGTCTATGTCATCTCTGGCGATAAAGTGACTGGACCTATGACGGTCGATCAAGCAGTGCGCGAAATGCCCGCACGCCTTAGGCTTCCGACAAGGTAG
- the rpsO gene encoding 30S ribosomal protein S15, giving the protein MPLEKQQKSQIISEHAVKPGDTGSAEVQIAVMHARIQQITGHLQKNPKDFHSRRGLMILVGKRRRLEGYLKAKDITKYRELIKTLGIREVKPR; this is encoded by the coding sequence ATGCCGCTGGAAAAGCAACAAAAGTCACAGATCATTAGCGAACACGCCGTGAAACCCGGCGACACTGGTTCTGCAGAAGTGCAGATCGCTGTGATGCACGCTCGTATCCAACAGATTACGGGACACCTTCAGAAGAACCCGAAGGACTTTCATAGTCGTCGAGGTCTCATGATATTGGTCGGTAAACGCCGACGTCTTGAAGGCTATCTCAAAGCAAAGGATATTACGAAGTATCGCGAACTGATCAAGACTCTAGGTATTCGTGAAGTCAAGCCTCGTTAG
- a CDS encoding polyribonucleotide nucleotidyltransferase — MIHSHSFEVEGKTLNIETGRVAKQAGGSVLFGMGETVVLATATMSRNAKEGIDFLPLVCDFEERKYAVGKIPGGFNKRGGRPSDKAILTSRLIDRPIRPLFPKGLRNDVQVIAMPFSVDPECPPDVLAICAAGCALAISDIPFRGAVAGVRVGRIDGKFILFPSHAEIAESDLDLCVAGHKEAISMVECGSNEVSEADMVKALKFAQDAIRVICLEFEEFAKTAGKPKREVTLYETDEAMVAKIEKAESKSIKAALINPDKATRESALDDIIKEIVAKYKPEYEDKPELQKQLPEAADKVVKKMVRKLIIEEDTRPDGRGLDEIRNLEAAAGMLPRVHGSGLFTRGQTQVMTVLTMGMPKDAQLVDALEDNYEKRYMHFYNFPPYSVGEVRMLRGAGRREVGHGALAERALIPVLPFDDPEFPYTLHLVSDVLESNGSTSMASVCGSTLALMDAGVPIKAAVAGIAMGLMSDGKKFKVLTDIMGMEDFCGDMDFKVAGTRDGITALQLDTKLDGIPEKVLSDALAQAKKARMQILDVIDAEIAQPRSEYAASAPRVVTLTINPEKIGALIGPGGATIRKITSTTGVEIDVQQDGRVLVASTTGTASDEAISIIKSLTDEVTVGSEFMGTVSRLMGRGAMVEYIAGREGMVLLEQLTPNPIRRPEDVVNVGDKVRVKVHEVDSMGRINLTAIGVPQELPSLADNEAATPPPPGSGGGDRGGRGGDRGGRGGGDRGGRGGYDRGGDRGGRGGDRGGRGGGFDRGDRGDRGGDRGGDRGGRDRDRAPVESSEPKAEFRSAEPKTPEVPSSFPKKSRGDDEDVNTRFRPRR, encoded by the coding sequence TTGATTCACAGTCATTCATTCGAGGTTGAGGGAAAGACCCTTAACATCGAAACCGGTCGCGTAGCCAAGCAGGCAGGCGGCTCCGTTTTGTTCGGAATGGGCGAAACGGTTGTCTTGGCTACGGCCACTATGTCCCGCAATGCTAAGGAAGGCATTGATTTCCTTCCTCTTGTTTGCGATTTTGAAGAGCGCAAGTACGCTGTCGGCAAAATCCCTGGCGGATTTAACAAGCGCGGCGGACGTCCGAGCGACAAAGCTATTCTCACCAGCCGGTTGATCGACCGTCCTATCCGACCGCTCTTCCCGAAAGGCCTGCGAAACGACGTTCAAGTCATCGCGATGCCGTTTTCGGTCGATCCTGAGTGTCCGCCGGACGTTCTTGCAATCTGTGCCGCTGGCTGTGCCCTCGCGATTTCCGATATTCCGTTCCGAGGAGCGGTTGCCGGCGTCCGTGTAGGCCGTATCGACGGCAAGTTCATTCTTTTCCCAAGCCACGCCGAAATTGCGGAGTCCGATCTCGACCTTTGTGTCGCCGGACATAAGGAAGCGATTTCGATGGTGGAGTGCGGCTCCAACGAAGTGTCCGAGGCCGATATGGTCAAGGCGCTCAAATTTGCTCAAGACGCGATCCGAGTGATCTGCCTTGAGTTCGAAGAGTTCGCCAAGACAGCGGGCAAGCCGAAGCGCGAAGTCACCCTTTACGAAACCGACGAGGCGATGGTCGCCAAGATCGAAAAGGCAGAGAGCAAGTCCATCAAGGCCGCTCTCATCAACCCCGACAAGGCCACTCGCGAATCCGCGCTCGACGACATCATCAAAGAGATCGTCGCCAAGTACAAACCGGAATACGAAGACAAGCCCGAGCTTCAGAAGCAGCTTCCCGAAGCCGCCGACAAGGTTGTCAAAAAGATGGTGCGCAAGCTCATCATCGAAGAAGACACGCGTCCGGACGGTCGTGGACTGGATGAGATCCGAAATCTGGAAGCAGCCGCTGGAATGCTGCCGAGAGTCCACGGTTCGGGTCTGTTCACACGTGGCCAGACACAGGTCATGACGGTTTTGACGATGGGTATGCCAAAGGATGCTCAACTCGTCGATGCTCTTGAGGACAACTACGAGAAGCGCTATATGCACTTCTATAACTTCCCGCCCTATTCGGTCGGCGAAGTTCGGATGTTGCGCGGCGCAGGCCGACGCGAAGTAGGCCACGGCGCACTTGCCGAGAGAGCGCTCATTCCCGTGCTCCCGTTTGACGATCCTGAATTCCCGTACACGCTTCACCTCGTGAGCGATGTGCTCGAGTCCAACGGTTCGACGTCGATGGCGTCGGTCTGCGGTTCGACCCTCGCCCTCATGGATGCAGGCGTTCCGATCAAGGCCGCTGTCGCTGGAATCGCGATGGGCTTGATGTCGGACGGTAAGAAGTTCAAAGTTCTTACGGACATCATGGGAATGGAGGACTTCTGCGGCGACATGGACTTCAAGGTCGCTGGAACGCGAGACGGCATTACCGCTTTGCAGCTTGATACCAAGCTCGATGGAATTCCTGAGAAGGTTCTTTCCGATGCGCTTGCTCAAGCGAAGAAAGCGAGAATGCAGATCCTCGACGTGATCGACGCTGAGATCGCTCAGCCGCGATCCGAATATGCAGCTTCTGCTCCTCGCGTTGTGACCCTGACGATCAACCCCGAGAAGATCGGCGCTTTGATCGGACCGGGAGGCGCGACGATCCGCAAGATCACAAGCACCACCGGAGTCGAGATCGACGTTCAGCAGGATGGTCGAGTTCTCGTCGCAAGCACGACCGGAACCGCTTCCGACGAGGCGATTTCGATTATCAAGTCGCTGACCGACGAAGTTACCGTAGGCTCCGAGTTCATGGGAACGGTTTCACGACTCATGGGCCGTGGCGCGATGGTCGAGTACATCGCAGGCCGAGAGGGCATGGTCCTCTTGGAGCAGCTTACGCCGAACCCAATCCGAAGGCCGGAAGATGTCGTCAACGTTGGCGATAAGGTCCGAGTTAAGGTTCACGAGGTCGACAGCATGGGCCGCATCAACTTGACGGCGATCGGCGTTCCGCAGGAACTGCCTTCCCTTGCCGACAACGAGGCAGCAACGCCTCCTCCTCCCGGTAGCGGCGGCGGAGATCGTGGCGGACGCGGTGGAGATCGCGGAGGCCGAGGCGGCGGAGACCGAGGTGGACGCGGCGGTTATGATCGCGGTGGAGACCGAGGTGGACGTGGCGGAGATCGCGGCGGACGCGGTGGTGGATTTGACCGTGGCGATCGTGGAGATCGGGGCGGCGACCGTGGTGGAGATCGCGGTGGTCGAGACCGAGACCGAGCGCCCGTAGAATCGAGCGAGCCGAAAGCCGAGTTCCGAAGCGCTGAGCCGAAGACCCCCGAAGTTCCGAGCAGCTTCCCCAAGAAGAGCCGTGGTGACGACGAAGATGTGAACACACGCTTCCGTCCGCGACGGTAA
- a CDS encoding GNAT family N-acetyltransferase gives MSANTLLKFRELETLEDWEVAIKIRNTKEIYSPITVTQAKSWREMQPEGTFSKRLLMFDGDRAVAYGTVHEAYWQEVEKIYNVQVSCLTEPGYMERHAEFFEKLSEIAVAEGAKRISSHWRSDKPEFGDWFEGQGFSVTLKCPGSKLELDEFDPSRFSGAIERVQKQGIELITLNQFKDRYPDTWQHQYWRLDSDLMSDVPLPEPWKDTPFEAFLKQLADPALDYNSLWVAMDGDVVTGGTQIHPNLVDSKLATTGLTGMRRDYRRRGIATALKANSLACAKSKGIKTVTTDNEENNPMYQLNLDLGFKYFTDYILVQKML, from the coding sequence ATGTCCGCTAACACATTATTGAAATTCCGTGAATTAGAAACGTTGGAAGATTGGGAAGTTGCGATCAAGATTCGCAACACCAAGGAGATCTATTCTCCCATTACCGTCACTCAAGCCAAGTCTTGGAGGGAGATGCAGCCCGAGGGGACCTTCTCAAAGCGGCTGCTGATGTTCGATGGAGATAGAGCGGTTGCTTACGGCACCGTTCACGAGGCTTATTGGCAAGAGGTCGAAAAGATTTATAACGTCCAGGTCTCTTGTTTGACGGAGCCTGGCTACATGGAGCGACACGCGGAGTTTTTCGAGAAGCTCTCGGAGATTGCCGTTGCCGAAGGGGCAAAGCGAATCTCTTCACATTGGCGTTCCGACAAGCCAGAGTTTGGCGATTGGTTCGAAGGTCAGGGCTTTAGCGTGACTCTCAAGTGCCCCGGAAGCAAACTTGAACTCGATGAGTTTGATCCTTCGCGGTTCTCTGGCGCTATCGAACGTGTCCAAAAGCAGGGCATTGAGCTGATTACGCTCAATCAGTTTAAGGACCGCTATCCTGACACTTGGCAGCATCAGTATTGGCGGTTGGATAGCGACCTGATGAGCGACGTGCCGCTTCCCGAGCCCTGGAAGGACACGCCTTTTGAGGCCTTCTTGAAGCAACTTGCCGACCCCGCCCTTGACTACAACTCCCTGTGGGTTGCGATGGATGGCGATGTGGTTACCGGTGGGACGCAGATTCACCCGAATCTTGTCGATTCTAAGCTCGCTACCACGGGCTTGACGGGGATGCGACGGGATTATCGACGTCGTGGGATCGCCACCGCGCTGAAAGCGAACTCGCTCGCCTGTGCGAAGAGCAAAGGGATCAAGACGGTCACGACGGACAACGAAGAGAACAATCCGATGTATCAGCTCAACCTGGACCTCGGGTTCAAGTACTTCACCGATTACATCCTGGTCCAGAAGATGCTGTGA